CTTTAAATAATTGCGATTTAGATGTACTTTCAGAAACGCCTAATTTCTCTGCAATTTCTGAATGTTTATACCCTTCTATGGCGAATAAATTAAACACCATTTTGTAACCTTCTGGCAATTGATCTATCAATTTCTGAATATCTTCTACCGATGTGTTTTCTAAACTTTCTGTAGCTGCGTCGTTAAAAACAAATTCTTCGTCAGATAGATCGATTAAATTCTTTTTACGGAGGTAAGAAATACAAGTGTTTACCATAATTCTGCGAATCCAACCTTCAAAACTACCTTCGTGTTTAAATTTATCTAAGTTGGTAAAAACTTTTAGAAACCCTTGTAACATTAAATCTTCTGCGTGATGCAAATCTTTTACATATTGCCTACAAACACCCAACATTTTAGGCGAAAATTGCTCGAACAATTGTTGTTGCGCTTCTCTATTGTTGTCAATCGCTTTTTTAATTAACGATTTTTCTTTGTTATGTAATGATATAATTTTCAAGCCTCTCGTTTCGTTTTTTAACTGCCTTACAAATATATAGACTACAGATGTTTTAAAAAGGTTGCCTTGGATAAAAAAGTTTTTT
The nucleotide sequence above comes from Polaribacter butkevichii. Encoded proteins:
- a CDS encoding RNA polymerase sigma factor, with translation MKIISLHNKEKSLIKKAIDNNREAQQQLFEQFSPKMLGVCRQYVKDLHHAEDLMLQGFLKVFTNLDKFKHEGSFEGWIRRIMVNTCISYLRKKNLIDLSDEEFVFNDAATESLENTSVEDIQKLIDQLPEGYKMVFNLFAIEGYKHSEIAEKLGVSESTSKSQLFKARKLLQENYYKMNKRVHENK